One genomic region from Candidatus Omnitrophota bacterium encodes:
- a CDS encoding SPOR domain-containing protein, translated as MDDKKFVQKELFDDFVSEGKKASLKGFFGKKPKFSINLCLEHITFVFIGFIVLSAIVFSIGVEKGKSLSPLGAVDTQLLPSSGGKVQFEENAVSGEPVPPRLKIREDASALSGPAVPEDVFLFTVQIASYAREDTAVKQVGILKARGNEAFVLKKGDYYIVCVGRFKNKQDADARVKTMRKVYADCISRKI; from the coding sequence ATGGATGATAAAAAATTTGTGCAAAAAGAACTTTTTGATGATTTCGTCAGTGAAGGCAAAAAGGCCTCTTTAAAGGGGTTTTTTGGAAAAAAACCCAAATTTTCAATCAATCTCTGCCTTGAACATATCACCTTTGTTTTTATAGGGTTTATCGTATTATCGGCAATCGTCTTTTCAATAGGGGTTGAGAAGGGCAAATCGTTATCGCCTCTGGGAGCGGTGGATACCCAGCTTTTACCGTCTTCTGGCGGCAAAGTTCAATTTGAGGAAAATGCCGTTTCCGGCGAGCCTGTTCCGCCGCGCTTAAAGATACGTGAAGATGCCTCCGCCTTGTCCGGGCCTGCCGTGCCCGAAGATGTCTTTTTGTTTACTGTCCAGATAGCTTCATACGCCAGAGAAGACACCGCCGTTAAACAAGTAGGCATACTGAAGGCCAGGGGCAATGAGGCCTTTGTGCTAAAAAAAGGGGATTACTATATAGTTTGTGTCGGCAGATTTAAGAATAAACAGGACGCGGATGCGCGGGTAAAAACAATGCGCAAAGTATACGCCGACTGCATATCAAGAAAGATATGA
- the aroB gene encoding 3-dehydroquinate synthase, which produces MTRIKVDLGPRSYFIRIGAGILADAGNIMRAINGYDSCFIVTNKRVRSFYGALLKRALEKSGLRFIFFDIADSESAKSQASWIKIIRALADFDKARGSCIVASLGGGVAGDLSGFAASTYRRGIGFAQIPTTLLAQVDAAIGGKTAIDTDFAKNLIGVFHQPAVVISDISVLRSLPARQIINGLSEVIKYAVIFDQRLFRYLEKNLKGILALDMKHLEYIVMRCSKLKAGVVSLDEREKNGYRSLLNFGHTIGHAVEAAAGYDNSINHGEAVAIGMLAAFSISVSLGMADKSSYDRLRGILSRAGLPVRIKGVKAQAILSAALYDKKTIKGKKRWILPARIGHAVVCHDVPEDIINRSVLGLY; this is translated from the coding sequence ATGACAAGGATAAAGGTTGACCTCGGCCCAAGAAGTTATTTTATCCGTATCGGCGCGGGCATTTTGGCGGATGCCGGAAATATTATGCGCGCGATAAACGGTTATGACAGCTGTTTTATTGTTACCAACAAAAGGGTAAGGTCTTTTTACGGGGCCTTGCTGAAGAGAGCGCTTGAAAAGTCAGGCTTGAGATTTATTTTTTTTGATATCGCTGATTCGGAGTCGGCCAAGTCGCAGGCAAGCTGGATTAAAATAATCAGGGCGCTGGCGGACTTTGACAAGGCAAGAGGTTCTTGCATCGTGGCCTCGCTGGGCGGGGGCGTTGCAGGCGACCTTAGCGGTTTTGCGGCTTCAACCTACCGGCGCGGAATCGGTTTTGCGCAAATTCCGACCACTCTTCTCGCCCAGGTTGACGCGGCTATAGGCGGTAAGACCGCCATAGATACGGATTTTGCCAAAAACTTGATAGGCGTCTTCCATCAGCCCGCGGTTGTTATAAGCGATATCAGCGTTTTGAGAAGCCTGCCCGCGCGCCAGATAATAAACGGCCTTTCGGAGGTTATAAAGTACGCGGTAATATTTGACCAGCGGCTGTTCCGGTATCTTGAAAAAAACTTGAAGGGCATACTGGCCCTTGACATGAAACATCTTGAATATATAGTAATGCGCTGCAGCAAGCTCAAGGCCGGGGTTGTCAGCCTTGATGAACGCGAAAAGAACGGTTACCGCAGTCTGTTAAATTTCGGCCACACTATAGGCCATGCCGTAGAGGCGGCGGCAGGCTATGATAATTCAATCAATCATGGAGAGGCTGTCGCGATAGGCATGCTTGCGGCGTTTTCAATATCGGTTTCACTCGGCATGGCAGATAAATCCTCCTATGACAGGTTAAGGGGTATATTATCCCGCGCCGGCCTGCCGGTCAGGATAAAGGGTGTGAAGGCGCAAGCTATATTGTCCGCGGCGCTGTATGACAAAAAAACTATAAAAGGCAAAAAGCGCTGGATACTGCCTGCAAGAATAGGCCACGCGGTTGTTTGCCATGATGTGCCCGAAGATATAATTAACCGGTCTGTCCTGGGGCTATATTAA
- a CDS encoding GNAT family N-acetyltransferase, protein MHIRSYQAPDSPDIKTLISSVMKKEYPGDEKAYEYGDLENIAHAYGNLKEKFLVMEEGGQIIGTVGIKQDSETTALLRRLFVHPSHRGRNIGLMLVDTALDFCKMNKYKLVVFRATAGMASAIKLLTKKKNFVESERLMLNDIEIVMLHYKIC, encoded by the coding sequence ATGCATATAAGATCATATCAGGCGCCGGATTCGCCGGACATAAAAACGCTTATAAGTTCTGTCATGAAAAAGGAATACCCGGGGGATGAGAAGGCATATGAGTATGGCGATCTGGAAAACATTGCCCATGCATACGGGAACCTGAAAGAGAAATTTCTCGTGATGGAAGAAGGCGGTCAGATCATAGGCACTGTCGGGATAAAACAAGACAGCGAAACGACGGCCCTCTTGAGGAGGCTGTTCGTGCACCCCAGCCATAGAGGCAGGAATATCGGCCTTATGCTTGTTGATACGGCTTTGGATTTTTGTAAGATGAATAAGTACAAGCTTGTCGTTTTCAGGGCGACTGCCGGTATGGCCTCTGCCATAAAACTTTTGACAAAAAAGAAAAATTTTGTGGAAAGCGAACGGCTGATGTTGAACGATATTGAGATAGTAATGCTTCATTATAAAATATGCTGA
- a CDS encoding site-2 protease family protein produces the protein MVFYIVLQFITLMFAITVHEFAHGWTAYKLGDPTAKYMGRLTLNPIAHIDPVGTILLPLMLFFLRLPPIGWAKPVPVNFMSLNNPKRDMFWVGISGPAANFTVACALIALLKIFPVLSSTVAGQVILLAAIINCFLCAFNLLPIPPLDGSRIISSILPYRYLALYDRLQPYGFLLVILVIWSGMFRKIFYGIILFMVRFLDIPISMF, from the coding sequence ATGGTTTTTTATATTGTTCTGCAATTTATTACCCTCATGTTCGCTATTACCGTGCATGAATTCGCGCATGGATGGACCGCGTATAAATTAGGCGACCCTACGGCCAAATATATGGGCAGGCTTACGTTAAATCCCATAGCCCATATTGATCCTGTCGGGACCATATTACTGCCCCTTATGCTTTTTTTCCTGCGGCTTCCCCCGATCGGATGGGCCAAGCCTGTGCCGGTAAATTTTATGAGCCTCAATAACCCCAAAAGAGATATGTTTTGGGTTGGGATATCGGGGCCCGCGGCTAATTTTACCGTGGCGTGCGCGCTTATCGCGCTGCTTAAAATTTTTCCGGTTTTGTCGTCTACAGTTGCCGGCCAGGTAATACTGTTGGCGGCGATAATAAATTGTTTCCTGTGCGCGTTTAATCTTTTGCCTATTCCGCCCCTTGACGGCTCCCGAATCATAAGTTCTATCCTGCCATACAGATATCTTGCCTTGTACGACCGCCTTCAGCCCTATGGTTTTTTGCTGGTTATACTCGTAATCTGGAGCGGTATGTTCAGAAAGATTTTTTACGGTATAATTCTTTTCATGGTCAGGTTTCTTGATATTCCCATATCCATGTTTTAA
- the metG gene encoding methionine--tRNA ligase subunit beta, whose product MITYEDFSKIELKIAKIIDAREHPSADRLYILDIDLGGEKRQIVAGIRNHYAIQELIGKNIAVVCNLQPALIRGIESNGMLLAASSGNELSILTIEKDLPAGAMIR is encoded by the coding sequence ATGATTACATATGAAGATTTTAGCAAAATTGAACTTAAAATCGCAAAGATAATAGATGCCAGAGAACATCCGTCCGCCGACAGGTTGTACATCCTTGATATTGACCTAGGCGGGGAAAAGAGGCAGATCGTCGCGGGCATAAGGAACCATTACGCCATCCAGGAGCTTATAGGCAAGAATATAGCAGTAGTTTGTAATCTTCAGCCGGCGCTTATACGGGGTATTGAGTCAAACGGCATGCTCTTGGCGGCGTCAAGCGGGAATGAATTATCAATATTGACAATTGAAAAAGACCTGCCCGCGGGAGCTATGATCAGGTAG
- a CDS encoding small basic protein, with the protein MSVHPSFKSGKNKQQKSVLKRLARILVLKKEDKWHEDKDSVFGLPKVKVVKMKIKKEKKEAAEGEAASAAAPGAAQTAPAKAADSKAKEPAAKGKDKK; encoded by the coding sequence ATGTCAGTTCACCCGAGCTTTAAAAGCGGTAAAAACAAGCAGCAAAAGAGTGTGCTAAAAAGGCTGGCAAGGATACTTGTCCTTAAAAAAGAAGACAAATGGCATGAGGATAAAGATTCGGTTTTTGGCCTGCCTAAGGTTAAAGTAGTCAAGATGAAAATAAAGAAAGAAAAGAAAGAAGCCGCCGAAGGCGAGGCCGCCTCTGCCGCCGCCCCGGGCGCGGCGCAAACGGCTCCTGCCAAAGCCGCCGATAGCAAGGCAAAAGAACCTGCGGCAAAAGGCAAAGACAAAAAATAA
- a CDS encoding HD domain-containing protein, with the protein MIKKNMRDKNTGFMESLTQNRSFKELQFLFDRLLARPMWWFLEKKAQSNIKPFLSAKRPKEAQDYLRLADYKSDILRAIARAARSMNAVSFELPKDAAFGVAIPVVRGSKLAGFFGLSGLKSPLSDSLLGLLLAYSRSITGLIDKEAELARLYELVRPRAIALSTVHTIHRLISSTLDIKELFPKIARLSLQILKAERVRICILNQDSKELECVASIDYRKSNDLFKLNAHPTPIESRVFKTGRSVYKKNILCVPLVDEEICGVIAVRDKADKKKFSIFDHEIITTLAEQAAIAIRNAQLYKEQEDLTAGTIKSLGYLLDAKFPGLYTHTGLFKDLMLELGKQIGLAKRELKMLYYSALLPDLGKLVVPTEILQKKKALNKVERKMIKTHTVRGIEVLKYIGVLKPVVPIILHHHEKYNGTGYPDRLRGRHIPLGSRIMAVVDAFEAMICHRPYREPMPFRMAVSEIRRQSGRQFDPDIVDSFVAIAKDGRLELIVSRYAQELKQAL; encoded by the coding sequence ATGATAAAAAAGAATATGCGCGATAAAAATACGGGTTTTATGGAAAGCCTGACCCAGAACAGGTCTTTTAAAGAACTACAGTTTTTATTTGACAGATTATTGGCAAGGCCGATGTGGTGGTTTTTAGAAAAGAAGGCCCAGTCTAATATCAAGCCTTTTTTGAGCGCTAAAAGGCCGAAGGAGGCGCAGGATTATCTCCGGTTAGCTGACTACAAGAGCGATATATTACGTGCCATAGCGCGCGCTGCAAGGTCTATGAATGCCGTAAGTTTTGAATTGCCCAAAGACGCCGCTTTTGGTGTTGCCATACCTGTTGTCAGGGGCTCAAAACTCGCGGGGTTTTTTGGTTTGTCCGGCCTCAAGTCACCATTAAGCGATTCATTGCTCGGCTTACTGCTGGCTTATAGCAGGTCAATAACCGGGCTGATAGACAAAGAAGCTGAATTGGCCAGATTATATGAACTTGTAAGGCCAAGGGCCATAGCGCTTTCAACGGTGCATACCATACACAGGCTTATAAGCTCCACGCTTGATATAAAAGAGTTGTTCCCAAAGATTGCGCGATTAAGCCTGCAGATATTAAAAGCAGAAAGAGTGCGGATATGCATTTTGAACCAGGATTCAAAAGAGTTAGAGTGCGTCGCTTCAATAGATTATCGCAAGAGCAATGACCTTTTCAAGCTTAATGCCCATCCGACGCCGATTGAGAGCAGGGTCTTTAAGACAGGCAGGTCTGTCTATAAAAAAAATATCCTGTGCGTTCCTCTTGTTGACGAGGAAATATGCGGTGTCATCGCGGTCAGGGACAAGGCGGACAAGAAAAAATTTTCCATATTTGACCATGAGATCATTACCACGCTTGCCGAGCAGGCGGCGATAGCCATAAGGAATGCCCAATTATATAAAGAACAGGAAGACCTTACTGCCGGAACCATAAAATCACTCGGATATCTTCTGGATGCCAAATTCCCCGGGCTCTATACCCACACGGGCCTTTTTAAAGATCTTATGCTTGAATTAGGCAAGCAGATAGGCCTGGCAAAAAGGGAGTTGAAGATGCTTTATTATTCCGCGCTTTTACCTGACCTTGGAAAGCTTGTCGTGCCTACCGAGATACTGCAAAAGAAGAAGGCCCTTAATAAAGTAGAAAGAAAAATGATCAAAACCCATACTGTCAGGGGCATAGAAGTTCTTAAATATATAGGGGTATTAAAACCGGTTGTGCCTATAATACTGCATCACCATGAAAAATATAATGGGACAGGCTATCCCGATCGGCTTAGGGGCCGGCATATCCCGTTGGGCTCAAGGATCATGGCCGTGGTGGATGCCTTTGAGGCAATGATATGCCACAGGCCGTATCGCGAACCCATGCCGTTCAGGATGGCTGTTTCGGAGATAAGAAGGCAGTCCGGCAGGCAGTTTGATCCGGACATAGTTGATTCTTTCGTAGCTATAGCCAAAGACGGCAGGCTTGAACTTATCGTAAGCAGGTATGCCCAGGAACTCAAACAGGCATTATGA